Proteins encoded together in one Mycobacterium noviomagense window:
- a CDS encoding nitrate/nitrite transporter, whose protein sequence is MPRSHLITDWDPEDTVAWEAGNKKIARRNLIWSVVAEHLGFSIWSIWSVMVLFMPQAVYGFTAADKFLLGATATLVGACLRIPYTLATATFGGRNWTTFSAFALLIPTLGTLWLLAHPGLPLWVYLVCAALAGFGGGNFASSMTNINAFYPQRLKGWALGINAGGGNIGVPMIQLVGLLVIAVAGNRSPYWVCAVYLVLLAIAGIGAALFMDNLAQHKIDVTAMRDILSERDTWVVAMLYIGTFGSFIGFSFAFGQILQINFTAGGQTAAQAALHSAQIAFIGPLLGSIARVYGGRLADRIGGGRITLVTFGGMILAASLLIAVSTVDDHRAGPATATTMVGYVVGFVALFVLSGIGNGSVYKMIPSIFEARSRSLALSEAERRQWSRAMSGALIGFAGAIGALGGVGINLALRQSYLTSGSATAAFWVFVLCYVGAATLTWLRYVRRPVLTGLPHLVRDELAPAST, encoded by the coding sequence ATGCCACGTTCACATCTGATAACCGACTGGGATCCCGAGGACACAGTGGCTTGGGAGGCCGGCAACAAGAAGATCGCTCGCCGCAACCTGATTTGGTCGGTGGTCGCCGAGCATCTCGGCTTCTCGATCTGGTCGATCTGGTCGGTGATGGTGTTGTTCATGCCACAGGCGGTCTACGGGTTCACCGCCGCCGACAAGTTTCTGTTGGGCGCCACCGCCACCCTGGTAGGTGCGTGCCTGCGCATTCCCTACACCTTGGCCACCGCGACGTTCGGCGGCCGCAACTGGACGACGTTTTCGGCCTTCGCACTGCTGATCCCGACACTCGGCACGCTGTGGCTGCTGGCCCACCCGGGCCTGCCGCTATGGGTGTATCTGGTGTGCGCGGCGCTTGCCGGGTTCGGCGGCGGCAATTTCGCGTCGTCGATGACCAACATCAACGCCTTCTACCCGCAGCGGCTCAAAGGCTGGGCACTGGGTATCAACGCCGGCGGCGGCAACATCGGCGTGCCGATGATCCAGCTGGTCGGCCTGCTAGTGATCGCCGTCGCCGGCAACCGCTCGCCCTACTGGGTATGTGCGGTTTACCTGGTGTTGCTGGCCATCGCCGGTATCGGCGCGGCCCTGTTCATGGACAACCTCGCGCAGCACAAGATTGACGTGACGGCCATGCGTGACATCCTGTCCGAGCGCGACACCTGGGTCGTCGCGATGCTCTACATCGGCACTTTCGGGTCTTTCATCGGCTTTTCGTTCGCGTTCGGCCAGATCCTGCAGATCAACTTCACCGCCGGCGGCCAAACCGCTGCCCAGGCCGCACTGCACTCTGCGCAGATCGCGTTCATCGGCCCACTGCTGGGATCCATTGCACGGGTGTACGGCGGCCGGCTCGCCGACCGAATTGGCGGCGGCCGTATCACGCTAGTCACCTTCGGCGGGATGATCTTGGCGGCCAGCCTTCTCATCGCCGTCAGCACCGTCGATGATCATCGAGCCGGCCCGGCGACGGCCACCACGATGGTCGGCTATGTCGTCGGCTTCGTCGCGCTATTCGTGTTGTCGGGCATCGGAAACGGCTCGGTATACAAGATGATTCCGTCGATTTTCGAGGCGCGCAGCCGCTCGCTGGCCCTCAGCGAGGCGGAACGCCGGCAGTGGTCGCGAGCGATGTCAGGGGCGCTAATCGGATTCGCCGGCGCCATCGGCGCACTCGGCGGTGTCGGCATCAATCTGGCGCTGCGACAGTCGTATTTGACCAGCGGCTCGGCTACAGCAGCCTTCTGGGTGTTTGTCCTCTGCTACGTCGGGGCCGCAACGCTGACATGGTTGCGGTACGTCCGCCGCCCGGTGCTGACGGGCCTGCCACACCTCGTGCGAGACGAGTTGGCTCCGGCATCCACATAG
- the nirD gene encoding nitrite reductase small subunit NirD has translation MTLLDDTTELLSVYVETWTAACSYDYLVPNRGVGVLLADGSQAALFRLDDGSLHAIGNIDPFTGAAVMSRGLVGDRAGRPMVQSPIGKQAFALDDGRCFDDPSVAVPVYRTRLVNGMVEIGQ, from the coding sequence ATGACGCTGCTTGACGACACCACCGAATTGCTGTCCGTCTACGTCGAAACTTGGACGGCGGCTTGCTCTTACGACTATCTGGTTCCCAACCGGGGTGTCGGCGTGCTGCTCGCCGACGGCTCGCAGGCGGCGCTGTTCCGGCTTGACGACGGCTCCTTGCACGCGATCGGCAACATCGACCCGTTCACCGGCGCCGCGGTGATGTCGCGTGGCCTCGTCGGGGACCGCGCCGGACGGCCCATGGTCCAATCGCCCATCGGCAAGCAGGCATTCGCGCTCGACGACGGCCGCTGCTTCGACGATCCGTCAGTGGCGGTGCCGGTGTATCGCACCCGGCTGGTCAACGGAATGGTGGAGATCGGGCAATAG
- a CDS encoding 5-oxoprolinase subunit B family protein, which translates to MSVATDPIVADSVHDYGDQALLLQFDSSADVLAATVAVRDAALPGVIDIVPAARTVLVKLDGNRYQGVTRHRLRKLEINPDAVQTAPPDGRVDVVIDVVYDGVDLTEVADLTGLTTAQVINAHTTTPWRVGFAGFTPGFAYLVGGDPRLAVPRRSEPRTSVPAGSVGLAGEFSGIYPRRSPGGWQLIGHTDAVLWDIDRPNPALLTPGMWVQFRAA; encoded by the coding sequence ATGAGCGTGGCAACAGACCCGATCGTCGCCGACAGCGTTCACGACTACGGCGACCAAGCGCTGCTATTGCAGTTCGACAGCAGCGCCGACGTCCTGGCGGCTACGGTCGCGGTGCGCGACGCGGCGCTGCCCGGCGTGATCGACATCGTCCCGGCCGCGCGCACCGTGCTGGTCAAGCTCGACGGCAACCGCTACCAGGGAGTCACCCGGCACCGGCTGCGCAAGCTGGAGATCAACCCGGATGCCGTCCAGACCGCTCCGCCGGACGGTCGTGTCGACGTGGTGATCGACGTCGTCTACGACGGCGTGGATCTCACCGAGGTCGCCGACCTCACCGGGCTCACCACCGCCCAGGTCATCAACGCGCACACCACAACACCGTGGCGGGTCGGTTTCGCCGGCTTCACCCCGGGCTTCGCCTACCTGGTCGGCGGCGATCCGCGGCTGGCGGTACCGCGGCGCTCCGAACCGCGGACATCGGTACCCGCCGGCTCGGTCGGCTTGGCCGGCGAGTTCAGCGGGATCTACCCCCGCCGATCGCCGGGCGGATGGCAACTGATCGGGCACACCGATGCGGTGCTGTGGGACATCGACCGCCCCAACCCGGCGCTGTTGACACCGGGCATGTGGGTCCAGTTTCGAGCCGCATAG
- a CDS encoding nitrate/nitrite transporter, which translates to MGRSHRISDWNPDDTAAWQAGNNTIARRNLICTVIADHVAFSVWSLWSVMVLFMPQHVYGFSAADKFLLGAVATFVGGCVRIPYTLGIAKFGGRNWTMFSALVLLIPTVGTIALLANPGLPLWPYVACAALTGLGGGNYSASLANVNAFYPQRLKGRALAVNAGGGNLGVAVIQVVGLLVLAVAGNRQPYWVCAIYLVLLAVAALAAALFMDNLDHAIEVGNLKAILFVRHTWVISLLYIGTFGSFIGFSFAFGRVLYIDFMDSGQTASQASLHVAQIAFLGPLLGSLSRIYGGRLADRIGGSRVTLAVFVGMILAAGLLVAVSTYDGTRRPAASGIVMVGYVVGFVALFVLSGVGNGSVFKMIPSIFEARSRDLDVSESERRHWSRAMSGALIGFAGAVGALGGVAINLTLRQSYVSTGEETSAFWLFLAFYVLASLLTWLMYVRRPASAPRRAGAQPELTPAQL; encoded by the coding sequence ATGGGCCGTTCGCATCGCATTTCGGATTGGAATCCGGACGACACGGCGGCCTGGCAAGCGGGTAACAACACGATCGCCCGTCGCAACTTGATCTGCACGGTGATCGCCGACCACGTCGCCTTCTCGGTCTGGTCGTTGTGGTCGGTCATGGTGCTGTTCATGCCGCAGCACGTTTACGGATTCTCCGCGGCCGACAAATTTCTCTTGGGCGCCGTCGCCACGTTCGTCGGCGGCTGCGTACGCATCCCGTACACATTGGGCATCGCGAAGTTCGGTGGCCGTAACTGGACGATGTTTTCGGCGCTGGTGCTGCTCATCCCGACCGTCGGCACCATCGCGCTGTTGGCCAACCCGGGGCTGCCGCTGTGGCCGTACGTGGCATGTGCGGCGCTGACCGGTTTGGGTGGCGGCAACTATTCGGCGTCCCTGGCCAACGTCAATGCGTTCTACCCGCAACGGCTCAAGGGCCGGGCACTGGCCGTCAACGCCGGCGGCGGCAACCTCGGCGTGGCGGTAATCCAGGTGGTCGGCCTGCTGGTGCTGGCGGTCGCCGGCAACCGCCAGCCGTACTGGGTGTGCGCAATCTATTTGGTGCTGTTGGCCGTTGCCGCTCTCGCGGCGGCGCTGTTCATGGACAACCTGGACCACGCCATCGAAGTGGGCAACTTGAAGGCGATCTTGTTTGTGCGCCACACCTGGGTGATTTCGCTGCTCTACATCGGCACCTTCGGGTCGTTCATCGGCTTCTCCTTCGCGTTCGGCCGGGTGCTCTACATCGATTTCATGGACAGCGGGCAGACGGCCTCCCAGGCGTCGCTACACGTCGCCCAGATCGCTTTTCTCGGCCCGCTGTTGGGATCGTTGTCACGGATCTACGGCGGCCGGCTCGCCGACCGCATCGGCGGCAGCCGCGTCACGTTGGCGGTGTTCGTCGGCATGATCCTCGCGGCAGGGCTTTTGGTCGCAGTCAGTACGTACGACGGCACCAGACGCCCCGCGGCGAGCGGGATCGTGATGGTCGGCTACGTTGTCGGCTTTGTCGCCCTCTTCGTACTGTCCGGGGTCGGCAATGGCTCAGTGTTCAAGATGATTCCGTCGATCTTCGAGGCACGCAGCCGCGACTTGGACGTCAGCGAATCAGAACGCCGCCACTGGTCGCGGGCGATGTCCGGAGCGCTGATCGGGTTCGCCGGCGCGGTCGGCGCTCTCGGCGGCGTCGCGATCAACCTGACACTGCGTCAGTCCTACGTGAGCACCGGCGAGGAAACCTCGGCCTTCTGGTTGTTCTTGGCGTTCTATGTTCTAGCGTCGTTGCTGACCTGGCTGATGTATGTGCGTCGGCCGGCCTCGGCTCCGCGCAGGGCGGGTGCACAGCCGGAGTTGACGCCGGCACAGCTGTGA
- a CDS encoding uroporphyrinogen-III synthase has translation MGQPAAAPLTGYRVAVTSARRAEELCALLTRQGATVCSAAAITMVPLPEDDELHCHTKALIAKPPHILIATTGIGFRGWISAADGWGLANQLIEALSTAKIVARGPKATGALRAAGLREAWSPESESSREVLRYLLEHGVAGMCIALQLHGATDDWDPFPEFADELRRAGAEVVPVRVYRWRPAPRGGEFDQLVMQIAQRQVDAVSFTSAPAAAATLMRADELGLHDQLLEALRTDVRAMCVGPVTAQPLARLGIPTSSPERMRLGALARHIADELPLLRSRTVRAAGHVIEIRGTCVVVDGVVRSLSRAGMAILRVLAQRPGAVVSRDDLLRALPGNGSDTHAVDTAVLRLRGALGDKGIVVTVVKRGYRLAIDEQTGVA, from the coding sequence ATGGGTCAGCCAGCCGCGGCGCCGCTCACCGGCTACCGGGTCGCGGTGACGTCAGCGCGCCGCGCGGAGGAACTGTGCGCGTTACTGACCCGCCAGGGCGCCACGGTCTGCAGCGCCGCCGCGATCACCATGGTGCCTCTGCCTGAAGACGACGAATTGCACTGCCACACCAAGGCTTTGATCGCGAAACCACCGCATATCCTCATCGCGACGACTGGAATCGGGTTCCGCGGCTGGATCTCCGCCGCCGACGGATGGGGTTTGGCCAACCAGCTGATCGAGGCGTTGTCCACCGCGAAGATCGTGGCCCGCGGGCCGAAGGCGACCGGTGCGCTGCGCGCCGCCGGCTTGCGCGAGGCATGGTCGCCAGAATCCGAATCGTCCCGCGAGGTGCTACGTTATCTGCTCGAACACGGCGTCGCGGGCATGTGCATCGCGCTTCAGCTGCACGGCGCCACCGATGATTGGGACCCATTCCCGGAATTCGCCGACGAATTGCGCCGCGCCGGTGCCGAAGTCGTGCCAGTCCGGGTGTACCGATGGCGACCCGCGCCCCGAGGTGGCGAGTTCGACCAGCTTGTCATGCAGATCGCCCAACGGCAGGTCGACGCGGTCAGCTTTACCTCGGCACCGGCGGCCGCAGCGACGCTGATGCGGGCCGACGAATTAGGGCTTCACGACCAGTTATTGGAAGCGCTGCGCACCGATGTACGGGCGATGTGCGTGGGCCCGGTTACCGCACAGCCCTTGGCGCGATTAGGCATTCCGACATCTTCACCTGAGCGGATGCGGCTGGGTGCGCTGGCCCGCCATATCGCAGATGAGCTGCCGTTGCTGCGTTCCCGCACCGTGCGCGCCGCCGGCCATGTGATCGAGATCCGTGGTACCTGCGTGGTGGTCGACGGTGTGGTCAGGTCGCTGTCGCGGGCCGGAATGGCGATACTGCGGGTGCTCGCGCAACGCCCGGGTGCCGTCGTTTCCCGCGACGACCTGCTGCGCGCTCTGCCGGGCAACGGCAGCGACACCCACGCGGTCGATACCGCGGTGCTTCGCCTGCGAGGTGCCTTGGGAGACAAGGGCATTGTCGTGACGGTGGTCAAGCGCGGCTATCGATTGGCGATCGACGAACAGACTGGGGTGGCATGA
- a CDS encoding ABC transporter substrate-binding protein — MANQRSRREFLCGAGVLVVGTVAACASHKSAPGAGSARSVTIRHIFGETRIPAPPKRVVSAGYTEQDDLLALGVVPIAVTNWFGDQPFAVWPWAQPKLGGAQPVVLNLDNGIQVDQIAGLKPDLIVATNAGVDADTYQKLSAIAPTIPQSDGDAFFEPWKDQAAAIGQAVFQADQMKTLVDGVDAKFRAVANQNPQFKAKKVLLLQGSLYQDNVVATLPGWRTEFLTLMGLVVADSIQPFAVDGQRAFVPRNQIRSALESADVLIWTTDSPDEQQALLANADVAGLRAHSIFTTKEQAGALAFASPLSYPLVADQLPPLIAKIVAA, encoded by the coding sequence ATGGCCAACCAACGGAGTCGACGCGAATTCCTATGCGGGGCAGGCGTGCTGGTGGTCGGCACAGTAGCGGCGTGCGCGTCGCATAAATCCGCACCTGGCGCGGGCAGTGCACGGTCGGTCACGATCAGACACATCTTCGGGGAAACCCGTATTCCCGCCCCGCCCAAACGGGTGGTTAGCGCCGGCTACACGGAGCAAGACGACCTCCTGGCGCTCGGCGTGGTGCCGATCGCGGTGACCAACTGGTTTGGCGATCAACCGTTCGCAGTGTGGCCGTGGGCCCAACCCAAGCTCGGCGGCGCCCAGCCGGTGGTGCTGAACCTGGACAACGGAATACAGGTCGACCAGATTGCGGGCCTGAAACCGGATCTGATCGTGGCCACCAACGCCGGCGTGGATGCCGACACTTACCAGAAGCTCTCGGCGATCGCGCCGACCATCCCGCAATCCGACGGCGACGCCTTCTTCGAGCCGTGGAAGGACCAGGCCGCCGCGATCGGCCAAGCCGTCTTCCAAGCCGACCAGATGAAGACGTTGGTCGACGGCGTCGACGCCAAGTTCCGCGCCGTCGCCAACCAGAACCCGCAATTCAAAGCCAAGAAGGTGCTGTTACTGCAGGGCAGCCTGTACCAGGACAACGTGGTGGCGACCCTGCCGGGCTGGCGAACCGAGTTTTTGACCCTGATGGGCTTGGTGGTCGCCGACAGCATTCAACCGTTCGCTGTCGACGGTCAGCGCGCCTTCGTTCCGCGCAACCAGATCAGGTCCGCGCTCGAGTCCGCCGATGTGCTGATCTGGACAACCGACAGCCCGGACGAGCAGCAGGCGTTGCTCGCCAACGCCGACGTGGCGGGGTTGCGGGCACACAGCATCTTCACCACCAAAGAGCAGGCCGGTGCACTCGCGTTCGCCTCGCCGCTGAGCTACCCACTGGTGGCCGACCAACTGCCGCCGCTGATCGCCAAAATCGTCGCCGCCTAG
- a CDS encoding sirohydrochlorin chelatase yields MTLLLVAHGTRRPSGVAMIGDIADHVSRLLDRRVHAAFVDVLGPTPTEVLSSMAPVDEPVIVVPAFLSRGYHVRIDLPAHVAASGHPHVVVAPTLGPSPHIVRLLGEQLLKAGWHQGDSVILAAAGTSDATARSDLHTTATLLSALTGSRVELAIAAIGAPSVADAVAKARRRSSRPVVVGSYLLADGLFAQQLRNCGADIVTDPLGNHPRLVRLIASRFQRARMPLPA; encoded by the coding sequence ATGACGCTCCTGCTCGTCGCGCACGGCACGCGCCGGCCGAGCGGCGTTGCCATGATCGGCGACATCGCCGACCATGTCAGCCGGTTGCTGGACCGCAGGGTGCACGCTGCGTTCGTCGACGTGCTGGGGCCCACGCCCACTGAGGTGCTCTCCAGCATGGCGCCGGTCGACGAGCCGGTGATCGTGGTGCCAGCCTTCCTGTCCCGCGGGTACCACGTCCGCATCGATCTGCCCGCCCATGTGGCGGCCAGCGGGCATCCGCACGTCGTCGTCGCCCCGACCCTGGGGCCAAGCCCACATATCGTGCGGCTACTCGGCGAGCAGCTGCTGAAAGCTGGCTGGCATCAGGGTGATTCGGTAATCCTGGCCGCGGCAGGCACATCGGACGCAACGGCCCGCAGCGATCTGCACACCACCGCGACACTGCTCTCGGCGCTGACGGGGTCGCGGGTGGAGTTGGCGATTGCGGCCATCGGTGCTCCCAGCGTGGCCGATGCGGTGGCCAAGGCACGGCGCCGGTCGTCGCGCCCGGTCGTGGTGGGCTCGTATCTGCTGGCGGACGGACTGTTTGCGCAGCAGCTGCGAAACTGCGGCGCCGACATCGTTACCGATCCGCTGGGTAACCACCCGCGGCTGGTACGGCTGATTGCCAGCCGGTTCCAGCGGGCCCGCATGCCGCTGCCGGCGTGA
- a CDS encoding 5-oxoprolinase/urea amidolyase family protein — protein sequence MATLEILRTGPLALVQDLGRVGLAHLGVTRSGAADRRSHTLANRLVANPGDRATIEVTFGGFAARIRGGSVDVAVTGADTNPSVNGIAFGTNSIQHVCDGDVISMDAPLVGLRSYLAVRGGFDVTPVLGSRSYDVMSGIGPLPLQAGDVLPVGEHTDAYPELEQAPVAGIEEHLVELLVVPGPRDDWLVDPDALVHTIWMATDRSDRVGMRLEGRPLRYRWPDCQLLSEGVTRGAIQVPPNGLPVILGPDHPVTGGYPVAGVVAEDDLDKVAQIRPGQYVRLHWSRPRSPRRSELTSAAAGASNW from the coding sequence GTGGCAACCCTGGAAATCTTGCGCACCGGGCCGCTGGCGCTCGTTCAGGACCTGGGGCGGGTCGGTCTGGCCCACCTCGGTGTCACCCGCTCGGGGGCCGCTGACCGTCGCTCGCACACCCTGGCCAACAGGCTGGTGGCAAATCCGGGCGACCGCGCCACCATCGAGGTGACATTCGGCGGTTTCGCTGCCCGAATCCGCGGCGGCAGCGTCGACGTCGCGGTAACCGGAGCCGACACCAACCCGTCCGTCAATGGAATCGCCTTCGGTACCAACAGCATTCAGCATGTGTGTGACGGTGACGTCATTTCGATGGACGCCCCGCTTGTAGGACTGCGCAGCTATCTAGCGGTGCGCGGGGGATTTGATGTAACGCCCGTGCTCGGGTCGCGCAGCTACGACGTGATGTCGGGCATCGGGCCGTTGCCGTTGCAAGCAGGAGACGTGCTGCCGGTCGGCGAGCACACCGACGCCTACCCCGAACTCGAGCAGGCCCCGGTGGCGGGCATCGAAGAGCACCTGGTGGAACTGCTCGTGGTACCGGGACCCCGCGACGACTGGCTGGTCGACCCCGACGCCCTGGTGCACACGATTTGGATGGCCACCGACCGCAGCGACCGGGTGGGGATGCGGTTGGAAGGACGCCCACTGCGGTATCGCTGGCCGGATTGTCAATTGCTCAGCGAAGGTGTCACTCGCGGCGCAATTCAGGTGCCGCCCAACGGTTTACCGGTCATTCTCGGCCCGGATCATCCGGTGACCGGCGGCTACCCGGTGGCCGGCGTGGTCGCCGAGGACGATCTCGACAAGGTTGCCCAGATCCGGCCCGGCCAGTATGTCCGGCTGCATTGGTCGCGGCCCCGGTCGCCGCGGCGTTCCGAATTGACCTCGGCTGCGGCGGGGGCGTCAAACTGGTAA
- the nirB gene encoding nitrite reductase large subunit NirB, translating into MAAAAHRTAIREVVVVGHGMVGHRLVEALRSRDTDRHWRITVLAEEADAAYDRVGLTGYTEHWDRGLLALPGNDYAGDDNVRLLLRSRVVEIDRAAKSVLTADGHRYGYDALVLATGSYPFVPPVPGRDLPPCHVYRTLDDLDAIRADAQRTLESGHTTAGVVIGGGLLGLEAANALRQFGLHTHIVEMMPRLMAQQVDEAGGALLARMITELGIAVHLEVKTECLESATRPDGSTSVRVRLSDGETIDAGVVIFAAGIRPRDELAAAAGLAIADRGGVLTDLSCRTSDPDIYAVGEVAAIEGRCYGLVGPGYTSAEVVVDQLLGGAAEFPEADMSTKLKLLGVDVASFGDAMGTTPNCLEVVVNDAVNQTYAKLVLSDDAKTLLGGILVGDASTYGVLRPMVGSQLPGDPLTLIAPAQNGGVAAGLGVSALPDSAQICSCNNVTKGDLTAAIANGCADVPALKSCTSAGTSCGSCVPMLKQLLEAQGVQQSKALCEHFSQSRQELFEIIMATGIRTFSGLLARFGSGKGCDICKPAVASILASTGSEHILDGEQASLQDSNDHFLANIQKNGSYSVVPRVPGGDIKPEHLILIGQIAQEFGLYTKITGGQRIDMFGARVDQLPAIWKRLVDAGMESGHAYGKALRTVKSCVGNDWCRYGVQDSVQLAIDLELRYRGLRAPHKIKMGVSGCARECAEARSKDVGVIATEKGWNLYVGGNGGFTPKHAQLLAGDLDKETLIRYIDRFLMFYIRTADRLQRTAPWIESLEGGLDHVRDVVCNDSLGLAEEFEAAIARHVANYKCEWKGVLEDPDKLSRFVSFVNAPDTPDPTVTFTEYNGRKRPAPPNDGQADPVLIGMPRVRA; encoded by the coding sequence ATGGCGGCAGCGGCACACCGGACGGCGATCCGTGAGGTCGTCGTTGTCGGGCACGGGATGGTGGGCCATCGGCTCGTCGAGGCGCTGCGGTCGCGCGACACCGATAGGCACTGGCGGATCACCGTGCTGGCAGAGGAGGCCGACGCTGCCTACGACCGGGTCGGGCTGACCGGCTACACCGAGCACTGGGACCGCGGCCTGCTCGCGCTGCCCGGCAACGACTATGCCGGCGACGACAACGTGCGGTTGCTGCTGCGAAGCCGCGTCGTCGAAATCGACCGTGCCGCCAAGTCCGTGCTGACCGCCGACGGGCACCGGTATGGGTACGACGCACTGGTGCTGGCCACCGGCTCGTACCCCTTCGTCCCGCCGGTGCCCGGACGTGACCTGCCGCCCTGCCACGTCTACCGCACTCTCGACGACCTCGACGCCATCCGAGCCGACGCCCAGCGCACGCTGGAGTCCGGGCACACCACGGCCGGCGTGGTCATCGGCGGCGGCTTGCTGGGGCTCGAGGCGGCCAACGCGTTGCGCCAGTTCGGCCTGCACACCCACATCGTCGAGATGATGCCGAGACTAATGGCCCAGCAGGTCGACGAGGCCGGCGGCGCGCTGCTGGCCCGGATGATCACCGAACTCGGGATCGCGGTACACCTCGAGGTGAAAACCGAGTGCCTCGAATCCGCTACTCGCCCAGACGGTTCGACGTCGGTGCGGGTGCGGCTCTCCGACGGAGAGACCATCGACGCCGGCGTGGTGATCTTCGCCGCCGGTATTCGCCCACGCGACGAACTAGCCGCCGCCGCTGGGCTCGCTATCGCTGACCGCGGCGGCGTCCTCACCGATTTATCCTGTCGCACAAGCGATCCCGACATCTATGCGGTCGGCGAGGTCGCGGCGATCGAAGGGCGTTGCTACGGCTTGGTCGGTCCTGGCTACACCAGCGCTGAGGTGGTGGTGGATCAGCTGCTGGGCGGCGCGGCGGAATTTCCCGAAGCCGACATGTCCACCAAGCTCAAACTGCTCGGCGTCGACGTGGCCAGCTTCGGCGACGCTATGGGCACCACGCCCAACTGCTTAGAGGTTGTGGTCAACGACGCGGTGAACCAGACCTACGCCAAGCTGGTGCTCTCCGACGACGCCAAGACGCTGCTCGGCGGGATCCTGGTAGGCGATGCCTCCACTTACGGCGTGCTACGTCCGATGGTTGGCTCCCAACTGCCGGGTGATCCATTGACACTGATCGCACCAGCCCAAAATGGCGGCGTTGCAGCAGGTTTGGGGGTCAGCGCCCTGCCGGACTCGGCCCAGATCTGCTCTTGCAACAACGTCACCAAAGGTGATCTGACCGCGGCCATCGCCAACGGTTGCGCTGACGTGCCGGCGCTGAAGTCGTGTACTTCCGCGGGCACCTCATGCGGTTCCTGCGTGCCGATGCTCAAGCAGCTGTTGGAAGCACAAGGGGTACAGCAGTCCAAGGCGCTGTGCGAACACTTCAGCCAGTCACGTCAAGAGCTGTTCGAGATCATCATGGCGACCGGAATCCGCACGTTCTCGGGCCTGTTGGCGCGGTTCGGCAGCGGAAAAGGTTGCGACATCTGCAAACCTGCGGTCGCCTCGATCCTGGCCTCTACCGGGTCCGAGCACATCCTCGACGGCGAGCAGGCGTCTTTGCAGGACTCCAACGACCACTTCCTGGCCAACATCCAGAAGAACGGCAGCTACTCGGTGGTGCCGCGGGTGCCCGGCGGCGACATCAAGCCGGAGCATCTGATTCTGATCGGCCAAATCGCGCAGGAATTCGGGCTGTACACCAAGATCACCGGGGGACAGCGGATCGACATGTTCGGTGCGAGAGTCGACCAGCTTCCCGCGATTTGGAAGCGGCTGGTCGACGCTGGGATGGAATCGGGCCACGCGTACGGCAAAGCTCTTCGCACCGTGAAAAGCTGTGTGGGAAACGACTGGTGCCGCTACGGTGTTCAGGATTCGGTGCAGCTGGCCATCGACTTGGAGCTGCGTTACCGCGGGCTGCGGGCACCGCACAAAATCAAAATGGGTGTCTCCGGGTGTGCCCGCGAGTGCGCCGAAGCGCGAAGTAAGGACGTCGGCGTCATCGCCACCGAAAAGGGCTGGAATCTCTACGTCGGCGGCAACGGCGGGTTCACCCCCAAGCACGCGCAACTGCTGGCCGGCGACCTCGACAAAGAGACTCTGATCCGCTATATCGACCGCTTCCTGATGTTCTACATCCGCACCGCCGACCGGCTGCAACGCACCGCGCCGTGGATCGAATCACTCGAGGGCGGACTGGATCACGTGCGTGACGTGGTGTGTAACGACTCCCTCGGGCTGGCCGAGGAGTTCGAGGCCGCGATCGCCCGCCACGTAGCGAACTACAAGTGCGAATGGAAAGGGGTGCTGGAGGACCCGGACAAGCTCTCCCGGTTCGTGTCGTTCGTCAACGCACCCGACACCCCTGACCCCACTGTGACATTCACCGAATACAACGGACGCAAGAGACCGGCGCCGCCCAACGACGGACAGGCTGATCCGGTGCTGATCGGTATGCCGCGAGTGCGGGCATGA
- a CDS encoding GNAT family N-acetyltransferase produces MRTQVHTARLVHTADLDIETYHSARQMVSAAFGDEFSDTDWEHALGGMHALIWHRGAIIAHAAVVQRRLLYRGAALRCGYVEGVAVREDWRGQGLAIALLDAAEQVMRGAYQIGAIKASSDRGQQMFTLRGWLHWRGPTSVLAPTGPTRTPEADGAVFVLPIGINMDTSAGLTCDWRDGKVW; encoded by the coding sequence GTGCGCACCCAGGTCCACACGGCACGCCTAGTTCACACTGCCGACCTGGACATCGAGACCTACCACAGCGCCCGCCAAATGGTCAGCGCGGCGTTCGGCGATGAATTCAGCGACACCGACTGGGAGCACGCCCTCGGCGGGATGCATGCCCTGATCTGGCATCGCGGCGCGATCATCGCGCACGCTGCCGTCGTGCAACGTCGGCTGCTCTACCGCGGCGCCGCGCTGCGCTGCGGGTACGTCGAAGGGGTGGCGGTCCGCGAAGATTGGCGCGGTCAGGGGCTGGCGATCGCGCTGCTAGACGCCGCCGAGCAGGTGATGCGCGGCGCTTATCAAATCGGTGCCATCAAGGCCTCGTCGGACCGGGGCCAGCAGATGTTCACGTTGCGCGGCTGGTTGCACTGGCGGGGGCCCACCTCGGTACTGGCTCCGACCGGACCGACCCGCACCCCCGAGGCCGACGGAGCGGTGTTCGTGTTGCCGATCGGCATCAACATGGACACCTCGGCCGGGCTGACGTGCGATTGGCGGGACGGGAAAGTCTGGTAG